A region from the Gemmatimonadaceae bacterium genome encodes:
- a CDS encoding Crp/Fnr family transcriptional regulator: MYATVPTDASLSKNRLVAALPEAERELLEANATFVELPRKRLLYDANQPIEAVYFLIDGIASVLSVMVDGTAVETATIGREGMIGMARFHGVDMTPEQAMMQVSGRGYRVDAETFAALLPQLPALTALLHRFSVVMFTLAAQNSGCNRKHSIEQRCCRWLLMVYERLERDTFDLTHDFIAQMLGVRRASVTETLGLFEKRGFIEMGRGRIKVIDRAGLEGCCCECFSVIQSVVRRLLRGEAMRNPLAGVKTSEDGESTLGPPFG, from the coding sequence GTGTACGCTACCGTACCTACTGACGCTTCGCTGAGCAAGAATCGCTTGGTGGCCGCGTTGCCCGAGGCGGAGCGCGAGTTGCTGGAGGCGAACGCCACGTTCGTCGAATTGCCGCGTAAGCGCCTGTTATACGACGCCAACCAGCCGATCGAGGCCGTGTACTTTCTCATCGACGGAATCGCGTCGGTGCTGAGTGTCATGGTCGACGGCACCGCGGTGGAAACCGCGACGATTGGCCGCGAGGGCATGATCGGGATGGCGCGCTTCCACGGCGTCGACATGACGCCCGAGCAGGCGATGATGCAGGTGTCGGGACGAGGCTACCGCGTCGACGCGGAAACGTTCGCCGCGCTCCTGCCGCAGCTGCCCGCCCTCACGGCGCTGCTGCACCGGTTCTCCGTCGTCATGTTCACGCTCGCCGCTCAGAATTCCGGCTGCAACCGCAAGCATTCGATCGAGCAGCGGTGCTGTCGCTGGCTGCTGATGGTGTACGAGCGACTCGAGCGCGACACGTTCGACCTCACGCACGATTTCATCGCGCAAATGCTTGGCGTGCGCCGCGCGAGCGTCACCGAGACGCTCGGCCTGTTCGAGAAGCGCGGCTTCATCGAGATGGGCCGCGGGCGCATCAAGGTGATCGACCGGGCGGGACTGGAAGGCTGTTGCTGCGAGTGCTTCTCCGTCATTCAGAGCGTCGTCAGACGGCTGCTGCGCGGCGAAGCGATGCGGAATCCGCTCGCGGGCGTGAAGACGTCCGAGGACGGCGAGTCGACACTGGGCCCGCCGTTCGGCTGA
- a CDS encoding winged helix-turn-helix domain-containing protein, which yields MDRSVPTKRQRLLDAAASVLEEQGSAMHFSALAAHVYARLGLSDDPPARLNGVLHDDSSGRFRRTGRGTWSLARWA from the coding sequence ATGGATCGTTCCGTTCCGACCAAGCGGCAGCGGCTTCTCGATGCGGCCGCCTCCGTGCTCGAGGAGCAAGGCTCCGCCATGCACTTCTCCGCCCTCGCCGCCCACGTCTATGCCCGGCTCGGCTTGTCCGACGACCCACCGGCACGGCTGAACGGCGTGCTCCACGACGACTCCTCCGGCCGATTTCGGCGCACCGGCCGCGGCACCTGGTCGCTCGCGCGCTGGGCGTAA